A single region of the Nicotiana sylvestris chromosome 6, ASM39365v2, whole genome shotgun sequence genome encodes:
- the LOC138871623 gene encoding uncharacterized protein codes for MAFASSIGRTSSNMAEASAALAGVEWCSRNGCNNIILECDSQLVVDLINGKSKPPWKMQGIIRRIQDIAGQLNRAIHHCYREANQVADALAKWSIDNEELLIFSHHDLPISAIGPYRLDYIQMMSLRHKHRKNTFL; via the coding sequence ATGGCGTTTGCTTCTTCAATTGGCAGAACAAGTAGCAACATGGCTGAAGCTAGTGCAGCCTTAGCGGGGGTGGAATGGTGTAGTCGCAATGGTTGCAACAACATTATACTAGAGTGTGATTCCCAGCTTGTGGTTGATTTGATCAATGGTAAATCAAAACCTCCTTGGAAAATGCAGGGCATTATCAGACGGATTCAAGACATTGCCGGTCAACTCAATCGTGCTATTCACCATTGTTATAGAGAAGCTAATCAAGTTGCGGATGCATTAGCAAAATGGAGCATTGACAATGAAGAACTTCTTATTTTCTCCCATCATGATCTTCCTATTTCTGCAATTGGACCTTACAGATTGGATTACATCCAGATGATGTCACTAAGGCATAAACATAGGAAGAATACTTTTTTGTGA
- the LOC138871624 gene encoding uncharacterized protein → MTTILNNHEQQLTIKLHYGAANSDLYITAVYAKCTPEERRELWNSLELTNLQVNGPWCIGGDFNVILDPDEKKGGKPHRINKSLEFSTCMDNCGMIDLGFVGPKYTWCNNWEPRRRIWKILDRVVEEVWRNHINGNPLWRLQQKLKMLSKRLTQWSKDDIGNIFNQVQH, encoded by the exons ATGACTACTATCTTGAACAACCACGAACAACAACTTACTATCAAATTGCATTATGGGGCTGCCAATAGTGATCTCTACATCACAGCAGTGTATGCTAAATGTACTCCTGAAGAAAGGAGAGAGCTATGGAATAGTCTGGAGCTAACCAATCTGCAAGTGAATGGTCCATGGTGCATTGGAGGTGATTTCAATGTCATTCTGGATCCAGATGAGAAAAAAGGAGGCAAACCTCACAGAATAAACAAAAGTCTAGAATTCAGCACCTGCATGGATAACTGTGGTATGATAGACTTGGGTTTTGTTGGTCCAAAATACACTTGGTGTAACAATTGGGAGCCAAGAAGAAGAATATGGAAGATACTGGATAGA GTAGTTGAAGAAGTTTGGAGGAATCATATCAATGGAAATCCTCTGTGGAGACTTCAACAAAAGCTTAAAATGCTGAGCAAAAGACTGACTCAATGGTCTAAAGATGACATTGGCAATATTTTCAACCAAGTTCAACactag
- the LOC104222218 gene encoding two-component response regulator-like APRR2, which translates to MVCTENELLGWNDFPKGLRVLLLDKDCNSASEMRSRLEQMNYIVYVFCDENEAFSAISSKSEVFHLAIVEVTAGNNDGGLKFLEIVKDLPTIMVSSIHSISTMMKCIALGAVEFLQKPLSDDKLRNIWQHVVHKAFNSGGKNVSESLKPVKESLLSMLELQPVKSEADNENSNGVLTTVVENQKELPPYCDKYPAPSTPQQKQGVRSVDDGDFQDHTILSTEQDSGVNEGDTKSVETTCCDSVAETTVLADSPGRLGEAITKEEHDFAADQKMEDHIATCSQNNDCPGNSSTHSADSSKASGLHRSSGTKANKKKMKVDWTPELHKKFVKAVEQLGIDQAIPSRILELMKVEGLTRHNVASHLQKFRMQRRQILPKEDEKRWPRPQPRDSVQRSYYPHKAVMAFPTYHSNHAPASGQFYPAWVPPGNYPNGAHMWGSPYYPGWRPSETWHRTPHPGLCADVWGCPVTPPSFGSCPPYPQNASGLHRAAGIQNRYSILEKSLDLQPAEEVIDKVVKEAINKPWLPLPLGLKPPSTESVLDALSKQGISTVPPRITGSLRPH; encoded by the exons ATGGTTTGCACTGAGAATGAATTATTGGGGTGGAATGATTTCCCAAAAGGACTTAGAGTTCTTCTTCTTGATAAAGACTGCAATTCTGCCTCTGAGATGAGATCAAGACTTGAGCAAATGAACTATATTG TTTACGTGTTCTGTGATGAGAATGAAGCTTTCTCTGCAATCTCAAGCAAGTCGGAAGTATTCCATCTAGCCATTGTAGAG GTAACTGCGGGCAACAACGATGGGGGTCTCAAATTTCTCGAAATTGTTAAAGATCTGCCAACTATAA TGGTTTCAAGTATTCACTCCATTAGCACCATGATGAAGTGTATAGCG CTTGGTGCAGTTGAGTTCCTTCAGAAACCATTATCAGATGATAAACTAAGAAATATATGGCAGCATGTAGTTCACAAG GCATTTAATTCTGGAGGAAAGAATGTCTCTGAGTCGCTTAAGCCGGTCAAAGAATCTCTTTTGTCCATGCTAGAGCTCCAACCAGTTAAGAGTGAAGCAGATAATGAAAATTCTAATGGAGTTTTGACCACAGTGGTGGAAAACCAAAAAGAATTACCACCATACTGTGATAAATATCCAGCTCCTTCAACTCCACAACAGAAACAAGGAGTAAGGTCAGTGGACGATGGCGATTTCCAAGATCATACTATCTTGTCAACTGAACAAGATAGTGGGGTGAATGAAGGGGACACAAAATCTGTTGAAACTACTTGTTGCGATTCTGTTGCTGAGACTACTGTCCTGGCGGATTCTCCAGGGCGACTAGGAGAGGCTATCACAAAAGAGGAGCATGATTTTGCTGCTGATCAGAAGATGGAGGATCACATTGCTACTTGTTCACAAAATAATGACTGCCCGGGCAATAGCAGTACTCATTCTGCTGACTCTAGTAAAGCATCTGGTCTCCATAGATCAAGTGGGACGAAAGCTAataagaagaagatgaag GTAGACTGGACACCTGAACTACACAAGAAATTTGTTAAAGCAGTAGAGCAACTCGGTATAGATCAAGCCATTCCTTCTCGAATACTGGAGCTGATGAAAGTAGAAGGTTTGACGAGACATAATGTAGCTAGCCATCTCCAG AAATTTAGAATGCAACGGAGGCAAATTTTGCCAAAGGAAGATGAGAAAAGATGGCCTCGTCCTCAACCTAGAGATTCAGTACAGAGGAGCTACTATCCACATAAAGCTGTCATGGCCTTCCCAACATATCATTCAAATCATGCACCCGCTTCTGGTCAATTCTATCCTGCCTGGGTACCACCAGGTAACTACCCAAATGGTGCACATATGTGGGGTTCGCCTTACTATCCTGGATGGCGACCGTCTGAGACTTGGCACCGGACGCCTCATCCAGGG CTATGTGCTGATGTATGGGGTTGCCCTGTTACGCCTCCATCTTTCGGATCATGTCCACCGTATCCTCAG AATGCATCTGGATTACACAGGGCTGCGGGAATACAGAATAGATATAGCATACTAGAGAAATCACTTGATCTTCAGCCG GCCGAGGAGGTGATAGATAAGGTAGTGAAGGAGGCAATAAACAAGCCATGGTTGCCTCTCCCCTTAGGCCTAAAACCTCCTTCCACAGAGAGTGTTCTCGACGCGCTCTCCAAACAAGGCATCTCCACCGTCCCTCCACGCATCACTGGCTCTCTCCGCCCCCATTGA
- the LOC104222219 gene encoding ribose-phosphate pyrophosphokinase 1-like — protein MASLTLPSSYSTSLSSSSSTCLFSSSCSSLRYSAFFPKRTRLPSYVNCEINKPVDEKPIIPIINDETLPAFLQAKRLQNAVTSNNTKLKIFSGTANPSLSQETAWNMGLELGKINIKRFADGEIYVQLQESVRGCDVFLIQPTCPPANENLMELLVMVDACRRASAKRITAVIPYFGYARADRKTQGRQSIAAKLVANMITKGGADRVLACDLHSGQSMGYFDIPVDHVHCQPVILDYLASKKISSNDLVVVSPDVGGVARARAFAKKLSDAPLAIVDKRRQGHNLAEVMNLIGDVKGKVAVMLDDMIDTAGTIAKGAELLHDVGAREVYACCSHAVFSPPAVERLSSGLFQEVITTNTIPVMDKNYFPQLTVLSVANLLGETIWRVHDDSSVSSIFQ, from the exons ATGGCTTCTTTGACTTTGCCATCGTCTTATTCAACTTCCCTCTCTTCTTCATCCTCTACTtgtctcttctcttcttcttgcTCCTCTCTCAGATACTCAGCCTTCTTTCCCAAACGAACCCGCCTTCCCAGCTACGTA AATTGTGAAATCAATAAACCAGTGGATGAGAAGCCTATTATTCCAATCATTAATGATGAGACACTTCCAGCATTCTTGCAAGCCAAACGCTTACAGAATGCAGTTACAAGTAACAACACCAAGCTGAAGATATTTTCCGGAACTGCAAATCCTTCACTTTCTCAG GAAACTGCTTGGAACATGGGGCTTGAACTGGGAAAGATCAACATCAAGCGCTTTGCTGATGGTGAAATTTATGTCCAGTTGCAGGAGAGTGTTCGAGGCTGTGATGTTTTCTTGATTCAGCCGACTTGCCCTCCAGCCAATGAAAACCTCATGGAGCTTTTGGTGATGGTAGATGCATGCCGAAGGGCTTCAGCCAAAAGAATCACCGCGGTGATTCCATATTTTGGATATGCCAGAGCCGATAGGAAG ACACAAGGTCGTCAATCCATTGCTGCCAAATTGGTTGCAAATATGATAACGAAAGGAGGTGCAGATCGTGTTCTTGCTTGTGATCTTCACTCTGGGCAATCCATGGGCTATTTTGACATTCCAGTGGACCACGTGCACTGTCAG CCTGTTATCCTCGATTACCTTGCTAGCAAGAAGATTTCTTCCAATGATCTGGTTGTGGTCTCTCCTGATGTTGGAGGAGTTGCTAGAGCACGTGCATTTGCAAAAAAGTTGTCTGATGCACCTTTAGCCATTGTCGATAAAAGACGCCAGGGCCACAATCTTGCTGAG GTTATGAACCTGATTGGTGATGTTAAAGGAAAAGTTGCAGTCATGTTGGATGACATGATTGACACAGCAG GGACTATTGCCAAAGGTGCAGAACTTCTGCATGATGTGGGAGCAAGGGAAGTTTATGCATGCTGTTCACATGCTGTTTTTAG CCCCCCAGCAGTTGAAAGGTTGTCGAGTGGCCTATTTCAAGAGGTTATCACTACAAACACAATTCCAGTGATGGACAAAAACTATTTCCCACAGCTGACTGTTCTTTCAGTTGCAAACCTTCTTGGTGAAACAATTTGGCGCGTGCATGATGATTCTTCTGTGAGTAGCATTTTCCAGTAG